AGTAGGCTGAACACGTGTTCCGATACCCCACCCCGACGCTCGCCGCCGAGGCGGGGTATGCCATCGCCGGCGACCGGTTCGCCATCCTGCTCGGTCCCGGCGTCGCCGAGGGCGTCATCGCCCGCCTGTGGAACGCCGCGGCCGCCGAGACCGCCGTGCTCGAAGACGTCCTGAGCGTGCTCGTGGCCGGCGGCATCCACGACCTGCCCGACTTCGCCGTCGCCGAGTTCCCCGACGACGACACCCAGCCGGTGCGCGTCGCCGTCCGCGGCACCGCCGTGGTCGAGACCTCCGACCGCACGCGGGTGTCGGGCGCCGACGCGCGGACCTGGATCGAGACGGCGCTCGCGGGGGCCGTCGGCATCCGCCTCGTCCTTGAAACGGGAAGTCCCGGAGGCGACCTGCTCCCCCTCGGGCTCGGTGCCACGCGGGCCGACGAGCTCTCGTGGGGACGGCCCTTCCCGGCCGGCCGCGAGCCGGAGGCCGACGTCACCCCCGCCGCCGAGGGCGAGGCTCCGCCGGGAACGCTCGCCCCCGTGACCGTCGCCGTGCCGGTCGTCGCACCCTCCGTCGCCCCCGCGCCGGCGCCGTCGACCCTCCGCGGCGAGGAGATCGAC
This DNA window, taken from Microbacterium sp. MM2322, encodes the following:
- a CDS encoding FHA domain-containing protein, which produces MFRYPTPTLAAEAGYAIAGDRFAILLGPGVAEGVIARLWNAAAAETAVLEDVLSVLVAGGIHDLPDFAVAEFPDDDTQPVRVAVRGTAVVETSDRTRVSGADARTWIETALAGAVGIRLVLETGSPGGDLLPLGLGATRADELSWGRPFPAGREPEADVTPAAEGEAPPGTLAPVTVAVPVVAPSVAPAPAPSTLRGEEIDVLETISVDRSLFARPYDDDEELELPDFLREDDVHEVPDDRTLFGSRRSSAVAAYGLRLPGGRTVPLDRPVVLGRGPRPGKHPGARIEQVASPHKEISGTHLEAVLDGATLVVRDLDSTNGTIVRPPTGAAALLRSGAASRVPLGTELDLGDGVTAVFDTLDSPTAG